A genomic segment from Candidatus Zixiibacteriota bacterium encodes:
- a CDS encoding DUF2007 domain-containing protein yields the protein MKESGSNADFVLLHSYPTTMHAQMVVEALKQEGIPSLLHSNEMFGSGTGLGTLEPTRVDVHVPPEMLEAARDIADMTIDHL from the coding sequence ATGAAAGAATCCGGATCGAATGCGGACTTTGTCCTGCTTCATTCCTACCCAACGACCATGCACGCACAGATGGTGGTCGAGGCGCTCAAGCAGGAGGGCATACCGTCGCTGCTGCACTCCAATGAAATGTTCGGCAGCGGTACCGGCCTTGGCACGCTGGAACCGACGCGCGTCGATGTGCATGTTCCCCCGGAGATGCTCGAAGCGGCGCGCGATATCGCCGACATGACCATCGATCACCTGTAG
- a CDS encoding SBBP repeat-containing protein, translated as MASSNREVECLTIGVTFIHANPSPSLAGAGLQQYHTNYLIGSDPLEWRTGVPNYDTVVFNGIYSGIDLKYYGNSAGLEYDFIVSPGADASQIEVRYDGATSLSIDGLGNLVVETSWGTVTEHTPRLYQFDEDRCVELSGRYTLISENSFGFRLDDSYNPALALVIDPTLTYSTYLGGGSDEYGYEIAVDGSGSAYVMGVTFSSDFPTVSSYDGTHNGSGDVFIAKVNAAGSGLVYSTYIGGGSDDFSYGIAVDGSGNAYITGYTQSTNFPTLNSYQAMHAGGTYDAFVTKLNSAGDGLEYSTYLGGGADDLAVGGIAVDGGGNAYVTGWTTSTNFPTVNAYQSDRGLTDVFVTKLNAFGNGLEYSTYLGGNLSSEEGWGIAVDGDGNAYVVGKTNSSDFPTVNPYDGTLNGTDAFVVKLNSLGNGLIYGTYLGGTGSDGERCLVAVDGDGNAYVTGWTTSTDYPMVNAYQASYGGGGYDAFVTKLNSDGDGLEYSTYLGGNGQDFGDDIAVDGSGHAHIVGRTQSTNFPTVDPHQANHGGGIDDAFVAELNSAGDGLVYGTYLGGSGQDFGDGVAVDDAGDVYLTGRTSSSNFPTASPYDGSIGGAWDAFVAKIGELPCPCPCFADPNCDGVTDVLDVVLAGDVAFGSEPPTLDPPCTIKREDVDCNGVVNALDIADLLNVAFRNADASVAFCNPNPGACTPPTPPTPPPAGGGSVLVESKTFMTNQDNCKIGIYINNSVALNAIVLPLEMRSVSGGAYPASSFTLTVRSGGRVKLSGLDHFTTLRYYGTPEVVNCCSGPVSSTWKSGEITPGLEFYSSSDAVFWEGNTQYTFIDSCLGIGNDPAGTPSIELSFTTGGTPGTFEIDTACVTPQNHLLFVECSGGSPFSSVAANGTAWQPGFTKGTVTVTDATPPVADYGDAPDGIDACQLSTTCDAPASIYPTNWLTANAAAGREAPYHFNTLAGAESWISLGGRGTGPASTESEAHQPCCDWITGVLAPPPPPCDEDDGPLVLCLGANPGLAALCNSGIIVAPGGNCEEFAAAAFGPNPAVAGQAWGIWVFQAEIGPTTPDVPAYANVVVDLNQSGVYGDGALEWTLTDEPLQYMPGQVQTLITEPFFPVPIAVVGGPVVNWAALPFWTRFTVGSEQISFAFPGGDWDGSGEAGGYDYGETEDWVVFGDPEEERGACCDPGGDCKWVTQDSCAALGGTFHGAGTFCRESDIDSNGVDDMCEPCLPPGPYNDTTSMLAYMEILVHPDWRDSVKSLPGYDSTTAILRTGIGFDPQIINMYSAPYLQDDAWDDYLGVQVGVATGPDTNIVIVDSDFPPLSDEQLGIDELLIQTFGIPQTPHAPWELFEGRKTSMHNWEYFGLEGCPGCLWSLNDPEETVGQRPIVLQFGDEGTDLNVLRGIELTSPSIYFPNFGEFLLLEPYPAIRAYTGQACPAGQTPPRAVETFDPRFGPAPELRRSNPQSANPTLGRPAGTAAPGDVFGWVIKAGAAIGFDDSESDSTEFMGAMNSIEALIAPCVCTKFADPANNGAVVNVFDVVKAVDVAFRSAAPTTDPGCPKQRTDVNCDNVTNVFDVVKFVDVAFRAANPATAFCDPCG; from the coding sequence ATGGCATCGAGTAATCGCGAAGTCGAGTGTCTCACCATTGGGGTCACCTTCATCCACGCTAATCCGTCGCCCTCGCTCGCCGGCGCCGGACTGCAACAGTACCACACCAACTATCTGATTGGAAGTGACCCTCTGGAATGGCGGACTGGGGTCCCCAATTATGACACGGTGGTTTTCAACGGGATCTACTCCGGAATCGACCTGAAGTATTATGGAAACAGTGCGGGCTTGGAGTATGACTTCATTGTTTCTCCCGGAGCCGATGCATCACAGATCGAGGTTCGCTACGATGGTGCCACGTCGCTCTCCATCGACGGCCTTGGCAATTTGGTAGTCGAGACAAGCTGGGGCACAGTGACGGAGCATACCCCGCGGCTCTACCAATTCGACGAAGACCGGTGCGTCGAATTGTCCGGAAGATACACGTTGATTTCCGAGAATTCGTTCGGCTTTCGACTAGATGACTCCTACAATCCGGCGCTGGCGTTAGTTATCGATCCGACATTGACTTACAGCACGTATCTGGGAGGGGGTTCGGACGAGTACGGCTACGAGATCGCGGTCGATGGCTCCGGGAGCGCGTACGTCATGGGCGTCACGTTCTCATCTGATTTTCCGACCGTCAGCTCCTACGACGGCACGCACAACGGCAGTGGTGATGTGTTCATTGCAAAGGTCAACGCCGCCGGTAGTGGACTCGTGTACAGTACGTACATCGGCGGCGGGTCCGACGATTTCAGCTACGGGATCGCCGTGGACGGCTCCGGAAATGCCTACATCACGGGCTACACGCAATCGACAAACTTCCCGACCCTCAACTCCTATCAGGCAATGCACGCGGGCGGCACCTACGATGCCTTTGTGACAAAGCTGAACAGCGCCGGGGATGGATTGGAGTACAGCACATATCTGGGCGGCGGCGCCGACGACCTGGCCGTCGGTGGGATTGCTGTCGATGGAGGTGGAAACGCATACGTCACGGGATGGACAACCTCGACCAATTTCCCCACAGTGAATGCCTACCAGTCCGACCGGGGACTCACGGATGTCTTTGTGACCAAGCTAAACGCCTTCGGTAACGGGCTGGAGTATAGCACCTATCTTGGTGGAAACCTGTCGTCGGAGGAGGGCTGGGGCATTGCCGTCGATGGAGACGGCAACGCGTATGTCGTGGGCAAGACGAACTCCTCCGACTTCCCAACGGTTAATCCGTACGACGGTACACTCAATGGTACCGACGCCTTTGTCGTCAAACTCAACAGTCTTGGGAATGGACTGATTTACGGTACCTACCTTGGAGGCACGGGATCAGACGGGGAACGCTGCTTGGTCGCGGTGGACGGCGATGGGAACGCCTACGTCACCGGCTGGACAACTTCGACCGACTATCCGATGGTCAATGCATACCAAGCCTCGTACGGCGGCGGCGGATATGATGCGTTCGTTACAAAGTTGAACAGCGACGGGGACGGGTTGGAGTACAGCACCTACCTCGGTGGGAATGGGCAGGACTTTGGAGACGATATCGCTGTCGATGGGAGTGGCCATGCACACATTGTCGGCCGAACCCAATCGACCAACTTCCCAACGGTGGATCCACACCAGGCCAATCACGGAGGTGGGATTGATGACGCATTTGTGGCGGAGTTGAACAGCGCCGGAGACGGGCTGGTTTATGGCACGTACCTGGGTGGCAGTGGCCAGGACTTTGGCGATGGGGTCGCGGTGGATGATGCCGGAGATGTCTATCTGACGGGACGGACATCATCCTCCAACTTTCCCACGGCCAGCCCATACGATGGGTCAATCGGCGGAGCTTGGGATGCCTTTGTTGCGAAGATCGGAGAACTCCCCTGCCCGTGCCCATGTTTCGCCGATCCCAACTGTGACGGAGTCACGGATGTGCTTGATGTTGTGCTGGCCGGAGACGTCGCATTCGGTAGCGAACCCCCCACACTTGATCCACCATGCACGATTAAGCGAGAGGATGTCGATTGCAATGGTGTCGTCAATGCCCTTGATATCGCCGACCTGCTAAATGTCGCCTTCCGCAATGCCGACGCGTCGGTGGCGTTCTGCAATCCAAATCCCGGAGCCTGCACACCCCCGACACCACCGACTCCGCCGCCGGCTGGGGGCGGGTCTGTGCTTGTAGAATCAAAGACATTCATGACCAATCAGGACAATTGCAAGATCGGCATCTACATCAACAATTCAGTCGCCCTGAATGCAATTGTTCTCCCGCTGGAGATGCGATCCGTGTCGGGAGGTGCCTATCCGGCCTCCTCATTCACGTTGACAGTCAGATCCGGTGGACGAGTTAAGCTGAGCGGATTAGACCATTTTACCACGCTGCGTTACTATGGTACCCCAGAAGTGGTCAACTGCTGCAGTGGTCCGGTATCCAGCACTTGGAAGTCGGGCGAGATCACACCTGGGCTCGAGTTTTACTCCAGTTCTGATGCAGTTTTTTGGGAGGGAAACACTCAGTATACGTTCATCGACTCCTGTCTCGGTATCGGCAATGACCCCGCGGGAACGCCTTCCATTGAGCTGTCCTTTACAACTGGCGGAACACCCGGCACGTTTGAAATCGATACTGCGTGTGTCACGCCACAGAATCACCTGCTCTTCGTGGAGTGTAGCGGCGGGAGTCCATTCAGTTCGGTGGCCGCCAACGGCACCGCGTGGCAGCCCGGTTTCACGAAGGGGACTGTCACCGTTACTGATGCGACCCCACCTGTGGCTGATTATGGTGACGCCCCCGACGGAATCGACGCCTGCCAGTTGTCCACCACGTGTGATGCTCCGGCTTCCATATACCCGACAAACTGGTTGACCGCGAATGCGGCTGCCGGAAGGGAAGCCCCGTACCACTTCAACACCCTTGCCGGGGCAGAGAGTTGGATTTCACTCGGAGGCCGTGGAACCGGTCCAGCTTCCACAGAGTCCGAAGCACACCAACCCTGCTGCGACTGGATCACTGGCGTGCTCGCCCCTCCTCCGCCGCCCTGTGATGAAGATGACGGACCCCTTGTCCTGTGTCTGGGAGCCAATCCCGGTCTCGCGGCCCTATGCAACAGCGGGATCATCGTCGCACCCGGCGGTAATTGCGAGGAGTTCGCCGCCGCAGCATTTGGTCCGAATCCGGCGGTGGCGGGGCAGGCGTGGGGCATCTGGGTATTCCAAGCCGAGATTGGACCAACAACGCCTGATGTGCCCGCATACGCCAACGTAGTTGTCGATTTGAACCAGAGTGGGGTCTATGGCGACGGCGCCTTGGAATGGACATTAACCGATGAACCGCTGCAGTATATGCCCGGTCAGGTTCAGACCCTCATTACTGAACCATTCTTCCCGGTGCCGATCGCCGTAGTGGGCGGCCCGGTTGTGAACTGGGCGGCCTTGCCCTTTTGGACCCGGTTCACGGTCGGTTCCGAGCAGATCAGTTTCGCATTTCCCGGCGGCGATTGGGACGGTAGCGGTGAGGCGGGCGGCTATGACTATGGGGAAACCGAAGACTGGGTTGTCTTCGGCGATCCGGAAGAGGAGCGTGGGGCTTGCTGTGACCCGGGTGGCGATTGCAAGTGGGTGACACAGGACAGTTGCGCAGCGCTTGGCGGTACTTTCCATGGCGCCGGGACTTTCTGCCGAGAATCTGACATCGACAGCAATGGCGTCGACGACATGTGCGAACCGTGTCTCCCTCCTGGGCCGTATAACGACACCACTTCGATGCTCGCGTACATGGAGATACTCGTCCATCCGGACTGGCGTGATTCGGTCAAGAGCTTGCCGGGGTACGACAGCACCACGGCCATTCTGCGAACCGGGATTGGATTCGATCCACAGATCATCAACATGTACAGCGCGCCGTATCTCCAGGACGATGCCTGGGATGATTATCTTGGGGTTCAGGTCGGTGTCGCCACCGGACCCGATACGAACATCGTCATAGTAGACAGCGACTTTCCTCCACTTAGCGATGAGCAGCTTGGAATCGATGAGCTTCTCATACAGACTTTTGGAATCCCACAAACTCCGCACGCCCCTTGGGAGTTATTTGAGGGAAGAAAAACCTCAATGCACAACTGGGAATACTTCGGTCTTGAAGGTTGTCCGGGTTGTCTCTGGAGCCTAAACGATCCTGAGGAAACAGTCGGTCAGAGGCCGATCGTGCTGCAGTTCGGGGATGAAGGGACAGATCTGAATGTGCTTCGTGGAATCGAATTGACTAGCCCGTCGATTTATTTCCCGAACTTCGGCGAGTTCTTGCTCTTAGAGCCTTACCCTGCAATCAGAGCCTACACAGGTCAGGCGTGTCCTGCGGGACAAACTCCTCCGCGCGCTGTTGAGACCTTTGATCCGCGCTTTGGGCCTGCTCCGGAGCTTCGTCGATCGAATCCCCAGTCCGCAAATCCGACTCTGGGGCGTCCAGCAGGTACGGCTGCCCCCGGAGACGTTTTCGGATGGGTTATCAAAGCGGGTGCGGCCATCGGGTTTGATGACTCCGAATCTGACTCGACAGAATTCATGGGGGCGATGAACTCGATTGAAGCACTGATTGCCCCGTGCGTATGCACGAAGTTCGCAGATCCCGCAAACAACGGTGCCGTCGTGAATGTCTTCGACGTGGTCAAGGCCGTTGACGTTGCCTTCCGTAGCGCAGCTCCGACCACCGATCCGGGATGCCCGAAGCAACGGACCGACGTCAATTGCGACAACGTCACGAACGTCTTTGACGTCGTCAAGTTCGTCGATGTGGCGTTTCGCGCAGCCAACCCGGCGACGGCGTTCTGCGATCCGTGCGGATGA
- a CDS encoding zinc ribbon domain-containing protein has translation MTGKRECPSCAAMVPVDSTVCFVCGYEFAGRHGKLSWRTLVALVLLAVFLIPLIRFVSSLLK, from the coding sequence ATGACCGGCAAACGTGAGTGCCCATCCTGCGCCGCGATGGTTCCCGTCGACTCGACTGTCTGCTTCGTGTGCGGATATGAGTTCGCCGGACGCCATGGCAAGTTGTCGTGGCGCACACTCGTGGCGCTCGTGCTGCTGGCGGTGTTCCTGATACCGCTGATCCGATTCGTCTCGTCGTTGTTGAAGTAG
- a CDS encoding recombinase family protein, whose product MTTSAGRLMLNVLMSFAQFEREIIAERTSDKMCAARRKGKWCGGPPVLGYDIDHERKRLIINPDEAEQVREVFDLYLEKQSMLQVVCEINRRGWTTKSYQTKAGSHHPGALWDKSKLQRILTNVTYIGKTRHQGQIIDAEHEGIVDPAIFEQVQELIRENGNGSGGTVRNKHGALLKGILKCGQCGAAMAHTYTKKGNRLYRYYTCTTYQKQGPDACTTRSLAAQEIEDFVVEQIRRLARDPDLIREVFEESIRQRQEQLARLESERNRLVKQRQQKGEEIKRLVSAIAGTPNPSPSLTERLAVVERQAGDVDLRLQEIDTQTSTLRDQSIDLAGVTAALEEFEAVWGVMCCAEREQLVHALSGVIWVGKSQNAIEIGFRSRDAS is encoded by the coding sequence CTCGGCGGGACGGTTGATGCTCAATGTGCTCATGTCATTCGCCCAGTTCGAACGGGAAATCATCGCTGAGCGGACCTCCGACAAGATGTGTGCGGCAAGGAGGAAGGGTAAGTGGTGCGGCGGTCCTCCGGTGTTGGGGTACGACATCGACCACGAACGCAAGCGGCTGATCATCAATCCCGATGAGGCCGAGCAGGTCCGGGAGGTCTTCGATCTGTATCTGGAGAAGCAGTCGATGCTGCAGGTTGTCTGTGAGATCAACCGCCGGGGATGGACCACCAAGAGCTATCAGACCAAGGCGGGATCGCACCACCCCGGAGCGCTGTGGGACAAATCCAAGCTGCAACGCATCCTCACCAACGTCACCTACATCGGCAAGACCAGGCACCAAGGTCAGATCATCGACGCTGAGCATGAGGGGATTGTCGATCCCGCCATCTTCGAGCAGGTACAGGAGTTGATCCGGGAGAACGGCAACGGATCGGGCGGCACGGTCCGCAACAAGCACGGGGCGTTGCTCAAGGGCATCCTGAAGTGCGGTCAGTGCGGCGCCGCCATGGCGCACACGTACACCAAGAAGGGCAACCGGCTGTACCGCTACTACACCTGCACGACCTACCAGAAGCAGGGACCGGATGCGTGTACGACTCGGTCACTTGCAGCTCAAGAGATCGAGGACTTCGTGGTCGAGCAGATACGCAGGCTGGCGCGCGATCCCGATCTGATCCGGGAGGTGTTCGAGGAGTCGATCCGTCAGCGTCAGGAGCAACTTGCTCGATTGGAATCAGAACGCAATCGTCTGGTCAAGCAGCGGCAGCAGAAGGGTGAGGAGATCAAGCGGTTGGTCAGTGCGATTGCGGGCACCCCGAATCCGTCGCCGTCGCTGACAGAGCGGCTGGCGGTGGTCGAGCGACAGGCCGGTGATGTTGACCTGCGACTGCAGGAGATCGACACTCAGACGTCAACACTCCGCGATCAATCCATCGACCTCGCCGGCGTGACCGCCGCACTCGAAGAGTTTGAGGCGGTGTGGGGGGTGATGTGTTGCGCGGAACGGGAACAGCTGGTTCACGCACTCAGCGGCGTGATCTGGGTTGGGAAGTCACAGAATGCCATAGAGATAGGCTTTCGATCACGGGACGCCTCATAA